The following coding sequences lie in one Allochromatium vinosum DSM 180 genomic window:
- a CDS encoding cytochrome subunit of sulfide dehydrogenase, which yields MTQSTPRLMLAASVLALGLASNAGAEPTAEMLTNNCAGCHGTHGNSVGPASPSIAQMDPMVFVEVMEGFKSGEIASTIMGRIAKGYSTADFEKMAGYFKQQTYQPAKQSFDTALADTGAKLHDKYCEKCHVEGGKPLADEEDYHILAGQWTPYLQYAMSDFREERRPMEKKMASKLRELLKAEGDAGLDALFAFYASQQ from the coding sequence ATGACCCAAAGCACCCCGAGACTCATGCTCGCGGCCAGCGTGCTGGCGCTTGGACTGGCATCCAACGCCGGCGCCGAGCCTACCGCCGAGATGCTGACCAACAACTGCGCCGGCTGCCACGGCACCCATGGCAACAGCGTCGGCCCCGCCTCGCCCTCCATTGCCCAGATGGACCCGATGGTCTTCGTCGAGGTGATGGAAGGCTTCAAGAGCGGCGAGATCGCCTCGACCATCATGGGCCGTATCGCCAAGGGCTACTCGACGGCGGACTTCGAGAAGATGGCCGGCTACTTCAAGCAGCAGACCTATCAGCCGGCCAAGCAGTCCTTCGACACGGCACTCGCCGACACGGGCGCGAAGCTGCACGACAAGTACTGCGAGAAGTGCCATGTCGAAGGCGGCAAGCCGCTTGCCGATGAGGAGGACTACCACATCCTCGCCGGCCAGTGGACGCCCTATCTCCAGTACGCCATGTCGGATTTCCGCGAGGAGCGCCGGCCGATGGAGAAAAAGATGGCGAGCAAGCTCAGGGAACTGCTCAAGGCCGAGGGCGATGCAGGACTCGACGCACTCTTTGCCTTCTACGCCAGCCAGCAATAA
- a CDS encoding flavin prenyltransferase UbiX: MALESKSVADAKRDWPRTITLAFTGASGAHYGLRLLECLIRADVRVYLLISQAAQVVVKMETGLDLPARAGEAESFLSERFQAVPGQLRVFGRQEWTAPVASGSHPAEAMVVCPCTAGTLGRLAAGLSSCLIERAADVSLKERRPLILVVRETPFSTIHLENMLRLAQAGATIMPANPGFYGNPSRVEDIVDFMVARILDHLGVTHTLVKRWGD; this comes from the coding sequence ATGGCGCTTGAGTCGAAGTCCGTGGCCGATGCAAAGCGGGACTGGCCGCGCACGATCACGCTCGCCTTCACCGGTGCTTCCGGGGCGCACTATGGTCTGCGGCTGCTCGAATGCCTGATCCGCGCCGATGTTAGGGTCTATCTGCTGATCTCGCAGGCGGCGCAGGTCGTCGTCAAGATGGAGACGGGGTTGGATCTGCCGGCACGTGCCGGCGAGGCCGAGTCATTTCTGAGCGAGCGCTTCCAGGCGGTGCCGGGGCAGTTACGGGTATTCGGACGTCAGGAGTGGACAGCGCCCGTGGCCAGCGGCAGTCATCCGGCCGAGGCGATGGTGGTCTGTCCCTGTACGGCCGGGACACTGGGGCGCTTGGCCGCCGGACTGTCGAGCTGTCTGATCGAGCGCGCGGCGGATGTCTCGCTCAAGGAGCGTCGCCCGCTGATCCTGGTCGTGCGCGAGACGCCGTTCTCGACCATCCATCTGGAGAACATGCTGCGGCTCGCTCAGGCAGGAGCCACGATCATGCCGGCCAATCCGGGCTTCTATGGCAATCCAAGCCGGGTCGAGGACATCGTGGACTTCATGGTCGCCCGTATCCTGGACCATCTCGGTGTGACGCACACACTGGTCAAGCGCTGGGGCGATTGA
- a CDS encoding NapC/NirT family cytochrome c — MSKHAASSAKRFSLLALGLMFVGGIVFVWAVDFGIKTTNTLEFCTSCHTMQTNFEEYKESLHYKNTSGVQATCADCHVPKELGPKLVTKIVAAKDVYHEVMGTIDTPEKFEARRWYLANLVWKRLEASDSRECRSCHDYADMDLSEQSRSARSRHSAAQDKGQTCIECHKGVAHHEPTEPDDAS, encoded by the coding sequence ATGTCGAAGCACGCGGCCTCGTCGGCCAAGCGCTTTTCACTGCTCGCCCTGGGGTTGATGTTCGTCGGAGGCATCGTGTTCGTCTGGGCCGTCGACTTCGGCATCAAGACCACCAATACCCTCGAATTCTGCACCTCCTGTCACACCATGCAGACCAATTTCGAGGAGTACAAGGAGTCGCTCCACTACAAGAACACCTCGGGCGTCCAGGCTACCTGCGCCGACTGCCACGTGCCCAAGGAACTCGGACCCAAGCTCGTCACCAAGATCGTGGCCGCCAAGGACGTCTATCACGAGGTCATGGGAACCATCGACACGCCCGAGAAGTTCGAGGCCCGCCGCTGGTATCTGGCCAATCTGGTCTGGAAGCGCCTGGAGGCCAGCGATTCACGCGAATGCCGCAGCTGCCACGATTACGCTGACATGGATCTCTCCGAGCAGAGCCGCTCGGCGCGCAGCCGCCACTCCGCCGCCCAGGACAAGGGCCAGACCTGTATCGAGTGCCACAAGGGCGTGGCCCATCACGAGCCAACCGAGCCGGACGACGCCTCCTGA
- a CDS encoding ankyrin repeat domain-containing protein yields MDPIRTSRLRAPLLASALLLAGSSVCAAEPDLETELRLNAMIGDTETAAELLDQGAHVDAPNQFGKTALMFAVEGDDLETVALLLSRGADVNARTVAGCTPLTFAAEAGHIGISALLLERGAHVHDRTRSGWDALMIASRHGITDMVEQLLFKGADPKAADREGRTALMQAASKGETGVLPLLIEGGADLEARDKQGATALLIAADQGQAGAVETLAGLGAQLDAVDALGSTALILAVGHGHVAMVERLLAMGADPNRQDRKGTTALMEAVATDHAELIDRLIAAGARTDLKDDADRTAADIAVQLGHRQAIARLAPKASKTP; encoded by the coding sequence ATGGACCCAATCCGCACATCCCGCCTTCGCGCCCCGCTGCTCGCCTCGGCCCTGCTGTTGGCCGGCTCGTCCGTCTGCGCCGCCGAGCCGGATCTGGAGACCGAGCTGCGGCTGAACGCCATGATCGGCGACACCGAGACCGCCGCCGAGCTGCTCGATCAGGGCGCGCACGTCGACGCTCCCAATCAGTTCGGCAAGACCGCGCTCATGTTCGCCGTCGAGGGCGACGATCTGGAGACCGTCGCCCTGCTTCTGAGCCGTGGCGCCGACGTCAATGCCCGCACCGTCGCCGGCTGTACTCCGCTGACCTTCGCCGCCGAGGCCGGACACATCGGCATCAGTGCGCTGCTCCTGGAGCGCGGCGCCCATGTCCATGATCGCACCCGCTCCGGCTGGGATGCGCTCATGATCGCCTCGCGTCACGGCATCACCGACATGGTCGAGCAGCTGCTGTTCAAGGGCGCCGATCCCAAGGCCGCCGATCGCGAAGGCCGCACGGCGCTGATGCAGGCGGCGTCCAAGGGCGAGACCGGGGTGCTGCCCCTGCTGATCGAGGGCGGCGCGGATCTGGAGGCGCGCGACAAACAGGGCGCCACGGCACTGCTCATCGCCGCCGATCAGGGGCAGGCCGGCGCCGTCGAGACGCTCGCCGGACTCGGCGCCCAGCTCGACGCGGTCGATGCGCTCGGCTCGACCGCGCTCATCCTGGCTGTCGGACACGGCCATGTCGCCATGGTCGAGCGCCTGCTCGCCATGGGCGCCGACCCCAACCGGCAGGACCGGAAGGGCACGACGGCGCTGATGGAGGCCGTCGCCACCGATCATGCCGAACTCATCGACCGGCTCATCGCGGCCGGTGCCCGGACCGATCTCAAGGACGACGCCGACCGCACGGCGGCCGACATCGCCGTCCAACTCGGCCATCGGCAGGCGATCGCACGCCTGGCACCCAAGGCCTCCAAGACGCCTTGA
- the nadA gene encoding quinolinate synthase NadA — translation MTNPSSEALPIRSIDVPPHPQWPELNAAERTDLRSRIRRLLAERNAVLVAHYYTDPELQSLAEETGGYVADSLEMARFGTETDAETLVVCGVRFMGETAKILNPEKRVLMPDLRATCSLDEGCPADEFTAFCDAHPDHTVVVYANTSAAVKARADWVVTSSIALPVVEHLAARGEKILWAPDKHLGRYVERVTGAEMLLWNGACVVHEEFKSFALERVRKLHPDAAVLVHPESPDEVVDQADVVGSTTQLIRAVAELPNREFIVATDAGIFWKMRQIAPDKILIPAPTAGEGATCESCAHCPWMAMNALQNLEQVLRTGDQEIRIDPAIRERAIVSIQRMLDFARERGIGRPART, via the coding sequence ATGACCAATCCCTCGTCCGAGGCGCTCCCGATCCGCTCGATCGATGTCCCGCCGCATCCCCAGTGGCCCGAGCTGAACGCCGCCGAACGCACCGATCTCAGGTCGCGCATCCGCCGATTGCTCGCGGAGCGCAACGCCGTCCTGGTCGCCCATTACTACACCGACCCCGAACTCCAGTCGCTGGCCGAGGAAACAGGGGGATACGTCGCCGACTCGCTGGAGATGGCGCGTTTCGGCACCGAGACCGATGCCGAGACCCTGGTCGTCTGCGGCGTGCGCTTCATGGGCGAGACGGCCAAGATCCTCAACCCCGAGAAGCGGGTGCTGATGCCGGATCTGCGCGCCACCTGCTCGCTCGACGAGGGCTGTCCGGCGGATGAGTTCACCGCCTTCTGCGACGCCCATCCGGACCACACCGTCGTCGTCTACGCCAACACCAGCGCGGCGGTCAAGGCGCGCGCCGACTGGGTCGTGACCTCCAGCATCGCCCTGCCGGTGGTCGAGCATCTGGCCGCGCGCGGCGAGAAGATCCTCTGGGCGCCCGACAAGCATCTCGGACGCTATGTCGAGCGCGTGACCGGGGCCGAGATGCTGCTCTGGAACGGCGCCTGCGTGGTGCACGAGGAGTTCAAGTCGTTCGCCCTGGAGCGGGTGCGCAAGCTACACCCGGACGCGGCCGTGCTGGTGCATCCCGAATCGCCCGACGAAGTGGTCGATCAGGCTGACGTGGTCGGCTCGACCACCCAGTTGATCCGCGCGGTGGCCGAGCTGCCGAACCGCGAGTTCATCGTCGCCACCGATGCCGGCATCTTCTGGAAGATGCGCCAGATCGCCCCGGACAAGATCCTCATCCCCGCCCCCACCGCCGGCGAGGGCGCGACCTGCGAGAGCTGTGCTCACTGCCCCTGGATGGCGATGAACGCACTCCAGAATCTGGAGCAGGTGCTGCGGACCGGCGATCAGGAGATCCGCATCGACCCGGCCATCCGTGAACGTGCCATCGTCTCCATCCAGCGCATGCTCGACTTCGCCCGCGAACGCGGCATCGGGCGTCCGGCACGCACCTGA
- a CDS encoding tRNA(Met) cytidine acetyltransferase TmcA, with product MDSSLDTQWLRDQRALARARGHRLTLWLRGSPEWTADEARRLVAALPEIDRVCLAERPILAEPSRPLRSAIRLMGMDLDLLILDVHDGFDPDGFGAATGAIRGGGLLALLTPPVAEWLRRPDPQSERISVWPFEPSGLSRRFIARLIAVLESDPTVVRIDQDRAEPMTASVAGVPSTLPHDRTYQPTRTDPARPSTPDQAEAVAAILKTAHGRPRRPLVLTAHRGRGKSAALGLAAGRLLIEGGRRLVVTAPRRDAVETLYRHAGAVLIDVERSTGQTRDGATALQSLVFRSPAELLEYDEPAADLLLVDEAASIPAPLLTALLERHGRVVFASTVHGYEGTGRGFEIRFRETLERLTPDWRAITLDTPIRWAADDPLERLVFRALLLDAAPAARQDIQESASADPAGPNAHWLDRDALLRDEPTLRELFGLLVLAHYQTRPLDLRMLLDGPNVRVLVLRQAGHLIGTLLVAEEGGMGDPDLRAAIFRGQRRPRGHLLPQTLSAHAGLPEAPIHRYWRVIRIVVHPAVTGRGLGRRMLTALEQAARVERIDLLGASFGATTELLAFWQTCGFVPAQIGTSRNAASGEHAAVVLRAISVAGERLLEDAGRRLTSSLPVWLAGPLRTLDPEIAATLIGALPVPDSAECALHAGSGGWRRELESFVAGHRTLEASLPLLSVLTRRHLADALSAGRIDRREAALLVAAALQCRPLTGLARHFDARGREALLERLRQVCGRLIDHPPGIRP from the coding sequence GTGGATAGCTCCCTCGACACTCAATGGCTGCGCGATCAGCGCGCGTTGGCGCGTGCGCGCGGTCATCGTCTGACCCTATGGTTGCGCGGATCGCCCGAATGGACGGCGGATGAGGCGCGCCGACTCGTCGCCGCCCTGCCCGAGATCGATCGGGTCTGTCTCGCTGAGCGCCCAATACTCGCTGAGCCGAGCCGACCGCTACGCTCAGCGATACGTCTGATGGGCATGGATCTGGATCTACTGATCCTGGACGTCCATGACGGATTCGATCCCGATGGATTCGGCGCCGCCACGGGAGCGATTCGGGGCGGCGGACTCCTGGCGCTCCTGACGCCGCCCGTGGCCGAGTGGTTGCGCCGGCCCGATCCGCAGAGCGAGCGGATCTCGGTCTGGCCATTCGAGCCGTCCGGATTGAGCCGACGCTTCATCGCACGTCTCATCGCCGTGCTGGAGTCTGACCCGACTGTCGTGCGTATCGACCAGGATCGAGCCGAGCCGATGACGGCATCCGTTGCCGGAGTCCCGAGTACGCTCCCCCATGACCGGACATATCAACCGACACGCACCGATCCGGCTCGCCCCTCCACCCCGGATCAGGCCGAGGCGGTCGCCGCCATCCTCAAGACGGCGCATGGCCGCCCGCGCCGCCCGCTGGTCCTGACCGCGCATCGCGGACGCGGCAAGAGCGCGGCACTTGGTCTGGCCGCCGGGCGCCTCCTGATCGAGGGCGGACGGCGTCTGGTGGTGACGGCGCCCCGGCGCGACGCGGTCGAGACGCTCTATCGTCATGCCGGGGCCGTCTTGATCGATGTCGAGCGGAGCACCGGCCAGACTCGTGACGGGGCGACAGCACTCCAGTCGCTCGTCTTCCGTTCGCCGGCCGAACTCCTCGAATACGACGAACCCGCCGCCGATCTGCTCCTGGTCGATGAGGCGGCCAGCATCCCCGCCCCACTGCTGACGGCGCTGCTCGAACGCCATGGCCGCGTCGTCTTCGCCAGCACCGTGCATGGCTACGAGGGGACAGGACGCGGATTCGAGATCCGCTTCCGCGAGACGCTGGAGCGTCTGACACCGGACTGGCGCGCCATCACCCTGGACACCCCGATCCGCTGGGCGGCCGATGATCCACTCGAACGCCTGGTCTTCCGGGCGCTCCTGCTGGATGCGGCGCCAGCGGCGCGCCAGGACATCCAGGAGTCCGCCAGCGCCGATCCAGCCGGCCCGAATGCACACTGGCTCGATCGCGACGCCCTGCTCCGGGACGAGCCGACATTGCGCGAACTCTTCGGCCTGCTGGTGCTCGCTCACTATCAGACCCGTCCACTGGATCTGCGGATGCTGCTCGACGGCCCCAATGTGCGCGTCCTGGTATTGCGCCAGGCCGGGCACCTGATCGGCACCCTGCTCGTCGCCGAGGAAGGGGGGATGGGCGATCCGGATCTGCGCGCGGCGATCTTTCGCGGCCAGCGCCGACCGCGCGGCCATCTCCTGCCCCAGACGCTCTCGGCCCATGCCGGTCTGCCGGAGGCGCCGATCCATCGCTATTGGCGCGTGATCCGGATCGTCGTGCATCCGGCCGTGACAGGACGGGGTCTGGGGCGACGCATGCTGACCGCACTGGAACAGGCCGCCCGAGTCGAGCGAATCGATCTCCTGGGCGCCAGCTTCGGGGCCACGACCGAGCTGCTGGCGTTCTGGCAGACCTGCGGTTTCGTGCCGGCTCAGATCGGCACCAGTCGCAATGCCGCCAGTGGCGAGCACGCTGCCGTCGTGCTGCGAGCGATCTCGGTCGCGGGCGAACGCCTGCTCGAAGACGCCGGCCGACGCCTGACATCCAGTCTGCCGGTCTGGCTCGCCGGTCCACTGCGCACACTCGACCCTGAGATCGCCGCCACGCTCATCGGCGCCCTGCCCGTGCCGGACTCGGCCGAGTGCGCGCTGCACGCCGGGTCGGGCGGTTGGCGCCGCGAGCTGGAGTCGTTCGTTGCGGGACATCGGACGCTGGAAGCCAGTCTGCCGCTCCTGTCGGTTCTGACACGTCGGCATCTGGCCGACGCGCTGAGCGCCGGACGCATCGATCGGCGGGAGGCCGCTCTGCTGGTCGCGGCTGCGCTGCAATGTCGTCCGCTCACCGGCTTGGCACGACATTTCGACGCTCGTGGTCGGGAGGCGTTGCTGGAGCGATTGCGCCAGGTGTGTGGCCGGCTCATCGATCACCCGCCTGGAATCCGCCCATAA
- the fccB gene encoding sulfide-cytochrome-c reductase, translated as MTLNRRDFIKTSGAAVAAVGILGFPHLAFGAGRKVVVVGGGTGGATAAKYIKLADPSIEVTLIEPNTDYYTCYLSNEVIGGDRKLESIKHGYDGLRAHGIQVVHDSATGIDPDKKLVKTAGGAEFGYDRCVVAPGIELIYDKIEGYSEEAAAKLPHAWKAGEQTAILRKQLEDMADGGTVVIAPPAAPFRCPPGPYERASQVAYYLKAHKPKSKVIILDSSQTFSKQSQFSKGWERLYGFGTENAMIEWHPGPDSAVVKVDGGEMMVETAFGDEFKADVINLIPPQRAGKIAQIAGLTNDAGWCPVDIKTFESSIHKGIHVIGDACIANPMPKSGYSANSQGKVAAAAVVALLKGEEPGTPSYLNTCYSILAPAYGISVAAIYRPNADGSAIESVPDSGGVTPVDAPDWVLEREVQYAYSWYNNIVHDTFG; from the coding sequence ATGACGTTGAACAGACGCGATTTCATCAAGACCTCGGGCGCCGCCGTGGCGGCGGTCGGTATCCTGGGTTTTCCGCACCTCGCCTTCGGCGCCGGGCGCAAAGTGGTGGTCGTCGGCGGCGGCACGGGCGGCGCGACGGCCGCCAAGTACATCAAGCTCGCCGATCCCAGCATCGAGGTCACGCTGATCGAGCCCAACACGGATTACTACACCTGCTATCTGAGCAACGAGGTCATCGGCGGCGACCGCAAGCTCGAATCGATCAAGCACGGCTATGACGGTCTCCGGGCGCACGGCATTCAGGTGGTGCACGACAGCGCCACCGGCATCGATCCGGACAAGAAGCTGGTCAAGACTGCCGGCGGGGCCGAATTCGGCTATGACCGCTGCGTGGTCGCCCCTGGAATCGAGCTGATCTACGACAAGATCGAGGGCTACAGCGAGGAGGCCGCCGCCAAGCTGCCCCATGCCTGGAAGGCCGGCGAACAGACCGCCATCCTGCGCAAACAGCTCGAAGACATGGCGGACGGCGGCACCGTGGTCATCGCCCCTCCGGCCGCGCCCTTCCGCTGCCCGCCCGGACCCTATGAGCGCGCCAGTCAGGTCGCGTACTATCTGAAGGCTCACAAACCCAAGTCGAAGGTCATCATCCTCGACAGCAGCCAGACGTTCTCCAAGCAGTCCCAGTTCTCCAAGGGCTGGGAGCGGCTCTATGGTTTCGGCACCGAGAATGCGATGATCGAATGGCATCCGGGGCCGGACTCCGCTGTGGTCAAGGTCGATGGCGGCGAGATGATGGTCGAGACCGCCTTCGGCGACGAGTTCAAGGCCGATGTCATCAATCTCATTCCGCCGCAGCGCGCGGGCAAGATCGCACAGATCGCCGGGCTGACCAATGACGCCGGCTGGTGCCCGGTCGACATCAAGACCTTCGAGTCCAGTATCCACAAGGGTATCCATGTGATCGGCGATGCCTGTATCGCCAATCCCATGCCCAAGTCTGGCTATTCGGCCAACAGCCAGGGCAAGGTCGCCGCCGCCGCCGTGGTGGCGCTGCTCAAGGGCGAGGAGCCGGGCACGCCGTCCTATCTCAACACCTGTTACTCGATCCTGGCTCCGGCCTATGGGATCTCGGTCGCGGCCATCTATCGGCCGAACGCCGATGGTTCGGCCATCGAATCGGTGCCGGATTCGGGCGGGGTCACCCCGGTCGATGCTCCGGACTGGGTGCTGGAGCGCGAGGTGCAGTACGCCTATAGCTGGTACAACAACATCGTGCACGATACCTTCGGATAA
- the mpl gene encoding UDP-N-acetylmuramate:L-alanyl-gamma-D-glutamyl-meso-diaminopimelate ligase, producing the protein MHLHILGICGTFMGGIALLARALGHRVTGSDANVYPPMSTQLEAAGIELMEGYDAAHLDPPPDVVVVGNAMKRGIPAVEAMLDRDMRYCSGPEWLRENLLRERWVLAVSGTHGKTTTASMLAWVLEDAGLDPGFLIGGVPLDFGVSARLGSAPFFVVEADEYDTAFFDKRSKFVHYGPRTLILNNLEFDHADIFDDLGQIQRQFHHLIRTVPGSGLIVHPARVPAVDTVIGLGCWTPRETFGAEGDWRAELIEPDGSRFRVWLHGAEAGVVDWGQSGLHNVENALAVLAAARHAGVPVGAAVEALGRFQGVKRRLEVRGEVAGIRVFDDFAHHPTAIATTLDGLRRRVGAEQRILAVLEPRSNTMRLGTHNAELAGSLTAADRVYVHAPSDLGWDAAAVLAGLGERLAVHDAIEPIVTQVIADSRPGDQILVMSNGGFGGIHQRLLDALRLKHGA; encoded by the coding sequence ATGCATCTACACATCCTTGGAATCTGCGGCACCTTCATGGGCGGGATCGCGCTGCTGGCGCGCGCGCTGGGTCATCGGGTCACGGGGTCGGACGCCAATGTCTATCCGCCCATGAGCACCCAGCTGGAAGCGGCCGGGATCGAGCTCATGGAAGGCTATGACGCCGCGCATCTGGACCCGCCGCCCGACGTGGTGGTGGTCGGCAACGCCATGAAGCGCGGTATTCCGGCGGTCGAGGCCATGCTCGATCGCGACATGCGCTACTGCTCCGGTCCCGAGTGGCTGCGCGAGAATCTGCTGCGCGAGCGCTGGGTGCTGGCCGTGTCCGGCACGCACGGCAAGACGACCACGGCCAGTATGCTGGCCTGGGTGCTGGAGGATGCGGGGCTGGACCCAGGGTTCCTGATCGGCGGGGTGCCGCTCGACTTCGGTGTCTCGGCGCGTCTGGGATCGGCGCCCTTCTTCGTCGTCGAGGCCGATGAGTACGATACGGCCTTCTTCGACAAGCGCTCGAAGTTCGTCCACTACGGGCCGCGCACCCTCATCCTCAACAATCTGGAGTTCGATCACGCCGACATCTTCGATGATCTGGGGCAGATTCAGCGCCAGTTCCATCATCTGATCCGCACGGTTCCGGGTAGCGGGCTGATCGTGCACCCGGCGCGCGTGCCGGCGGTGGATACCGTCATCGGTCTGGGCTGCTGGACTCCGCGCGAGACCTTCGGCGCCGAGGGCGATTGGCGCGCCGAGCTGATCGAGCCGGACGGTTCGCGGTTCCGGGTCTGGCTGCACGGCGCCGAGGCCGGTGTCGTCGACTGGGGACAGAGCGGATTGCACAATGTCGAGAACGCGCTCGCGGTCCTGGCCGCCGCGCGTCACGCCGGGGTGCCGGTCGGTGCGGCGGTCGAGGCGCTCGGGCGCTTCCAGGGCGTAAAGCGACGGCTGGAGGTGCGCGGCGAGGTCGCCGGCATCCGGGTCTTCGACGACTTCGCTCACCATCCGACCGCGATCGCCACCACGCTCGATGGACTGCGCCGTCGGGTCGGTGCCGAACAGCGGATTCTCGCGGTGCTGGAGCCGCGTTCCAACACCATGCGTCTGGGAACGCACAATGCTGAGCTGGCCGGTTCGCTGACGGCGGCGGATCGGGTCTATGTCCATGCGCCGAGCGATCTCGGCTGGGACGCGGCAGCGGTGCTCGCCGGCTTGGGTGAGCGGCTGGCGGTGCATGACGCCATCGAGCCGATCGTGACCCAGGTGATCGCCGACAGCCGGCCGGGCGATCAGATCCTGGTCATGAGCAACGGTGGATTCGGCGGCATCCATCAACGGCTGCTGGATGCGCTGCGTCTCAAACATGGCGCTTGA
- a CDS encoding dynamin family protein, whose translation MTSTADALQQRLSELESHLEQENPVLLSAVQSFRVLDRVAYRMGLMAPNQSFATQIPWWPLISILGTFSAGKSTFINYYLGHKLQRSGNQAVDDRFTVIVYSPEDISHTLPGVALDSDPRFPFFRMSHAIEEVAGGEGSRIDTYLQLKTCNSERLRGKIIIDSPGFDADAQRTGVLRITDHMIDLSDLVLVFFDARHPEPGAMRDTLKHLVSDTIKRADAGKFLYILNQLDSAAGEDNPEDVVAAWLRSIGEAGLTAGRFYTIYCPEVAIHIPDEHRRKRFEKKRDEDLNDIYRRMEHVEVERAYRIIAALRKSATEFTRDSVPLLQETMRRWRRRTLTTEAVLLIGAVAGFMTWSLQANHWQGMTYRAEWLELVKSIPWGLMGLEGALLVLAILIHFAIRHLAALSLMPWLRKQVAKIDPPGNVVAAFKNNTRFWRPMILGRPFGWGRKTRTELDEVLQSCESYIQTLNERFTNPNRLPKN comes from the coding sequence ATGACGTCAACGGCCGACGCCCTCCAGCAACGTCTGTCCGAGCTCGAATCCCACCTGGAGCAGGAGAACCCCGTGCTCCTGAGCGCGGTACAAAGCTTTCGGGTGCTCGATCGCGTCGCCTATCGCATGGGCCTGATGGCGCCGAATCAGTCCTTCGCGACCCAGATCCCCTGGTGGCCGCTGATCTCGATCCTGGGCACCTTCTCGGCCGGCAAGTCGACCTTCATCAACTACTATCTCGGCCACAAGCTCCAGCGCTCGGGCAACCAGGCCGTCGACGACCGCTTCACCGTCATCGTCTACAGCCCCGAGGACATCAGCCACACCCTGCCCGGCGTGGCGCTCGACTCCGACCCGCGCTTCCCCTTCTTCCGCATGTCGCACGCCATCGAGGAAGTCGCCGGCGGCGAGGGCAGCCGCATCGACACCTATCTCCAGCTCAAGACCTGCAACAGCGAGCGGCTGCGCGGCAAGATCATCATCGACTCGCCCGGATTCGATGCCGACGCCCAGCGCACCGGCGTGCTGCGCATCACCGATCACATGATCGATCTCTCGGATCTGGTGTTGGTGTTCTTCGACGCGCGCCACCCCGAGCCGGGCGCCATGCGCGACACCCTCAAGCATCTGGTCTCCGACACCATCAAGCGCGCCGACGCCGGCAAGTTCCTCTACATCCTCAATCAGCTCGACTCGGCCGCCGGCGAGGACAACCCCGAGGACGTGGTCGCCGCCTGGCTGCGCTCCATCGGCGAGGCAGGACTGACGGCCGGGCGTTTCTACACCATCTACTGCCCCGAGGTGGCGATCCACATCCCCGACGAGCACCGGCGCAAGCGCTTCGAGAAGAAGCGCGACGAAGACCTCAACGACATCTACCGGCGCATGGAGCATGTCGAGGTCGAGCGCGCCTATCGCATCATCGCCGCACTGCGCAAGAGCGCGACCGAATTCACCCGGGATTCCGTGCCCCTGCTCCAGGAGACGATGCGCCGCTGGCGCCGGCGGACGCTGACCACGGAAGCCGTGCTGCTGATCGGCGCCGTCGCCGGCTTCATGACCTGGAGCCTCCAGGCCAACCACTGGCAGGGCATGACCTATCGCGCCGAATGGCTGGAGCTGGTCAAGAGCATTCCCTGGGGTCTGATGGGGCTGGAAGGCGCCCTGCTGGTGCTGGCGATCCTGATCCACTTCGCGATCCGTCATCTGGCCGCGCTCAGCCTCATGCCCTGGCTGCGCAAGCAGGTCGCGAAGATCGATCCTCCGGGCAACGTCGTCGCGGCCTTCAAGAACAATACCCGCTTCTGGCGCCCCATGATCCTGGGTCGTCCATTCGGCTGGGGCCGCAAGACGCGCACCGAACTCGACGAGGTCTTGCAGAGCTGCGAGAGCTACATCCAGACCTTGAACGAGCGTTTCACCAACCCAAACCGCTTGCCCAAGAACTGA